Proteins encoded within one genomic window of Gloeobacter kilaueensis JS1:
- a CDS encoding TetR/AcrR family transcriptional regulator produces MGRRRSIDAEQIVRATLVVLSTHGVEAVTISQIARQAGISEASIYKFFTSKDDLLRACVSESLEPQDFWRRLFARGETWSVSALLEEAALYTIDYYQQHLPTLLLRVLRPQAGDCCSAPLQTLKLQAHYFQLEMDRGRIRRGDPYRLAMAFCGPLFYHVFAAQAYFQSQPPIASEPFARAWAQDFYQSIRPTD; encoded by the coding sequence ATGGGTCGCCGCCGCAGCATCGATGCCGAGCAGATTGTCCGGGCCACCCTGGTGGTGCTGTCCACCCACGGCGTCGAGGCGGTGACGATTTCTCAGATCGCAAGGCAGGCGGGCATCTCGGAGGCTTCGATCTACAAGTTCTTTACCAGCAAAGACGACCTTCTGCGCGCCTGCGTGAGCGAGAGCCTTGAGCCGCAAGATTTCTGGCGGCGTCTTTTTGCCAGGGGGGAAACCTGGTCTGTGAGCGCTCTGCTGGAAGAAGCGGCGCTCTATACGATCGACTACTACCAGCAGCATCTGCCCACACTGCTGTTGCGGGTATTGCGTCCCCAGGCGGGCGACTGCTGCAGTGCGCCGTTGCAGACGCTCAAGCTCCAGGCCCATTACTTTCAGCTGGAGATGGATAGAGGGCGCATTCGTCGGGGCGATCCTTACCGCCTGGCGATGGCCTTCTGTGGTCCGCTTTTTTACCACGTCTTTGCTGCCCAGGCGTACTTTCAATCTCAGCCCCCGATCGCAAGCGAACCGTTCGCCCGCGCCTGGGCCCAGGATTTTTACCAGAGCATCCGCCCGACCGATTAG
- a CDS encoding TonB-dependent receptor domain-containing protein encodes MKLTSQPGVGAWRIAAALVPAFSSVVLCGSVALAKPVPAHETASRTIARAAQFSSGTLSIDSAKYLLDQSSSSASDLAGPPPAMWNWTNPATTKRVSQAQPAPTAPQTAAEPAEPADEGIDVLDEVNVTATRRPARARDIPSVVYTVKKEDFRAQNATTVTDALTLVPGFQAGPALGGVRNAGGVFLRGFDDQRFQILRDGLPLQRASNNRSDISRIQVEDLERIEVVTGGATLRYGAGAVGGVINIITETPKGPPKLTLQYQGGSYGFNKYVAKYGGGDDTFSYNFVYTGLTAQNNYPYSIRIPNQAQYYGPGDVASNPGCPQILDPEGNPTVSSCANGGFPDGTSLYGYLKPEVGPAYTANGINDNSFNASDSYSGKLVFKPDPSNKVTARVTYQNSQNAGNGPGNYAFTPCFSGLSSTPNGTLEGTDFLPLDRSGKEQSCNPIRYTFNTPSSLLALPYSYNTSFNGKIVFPTGQSYKGAEPLTGTIDTFQVSNQSQAEYAVQWDYNITPTISLNSYVYYLHFGNTSTVPPNFIVNSNLIGTGNAPFGIFNPNPASQPYTQGDKFVAETALNWQISPGQTLTFGINFQEDRSYQQRQRGRSFFDKSIARTSIFIIDDISFSDLVKANVGLRYTSSSQFGEVLTPGVGVRITPLSWLSFRANWNYVFNAPSISDLNVAGGVFLANPNLRPESGVAVDAGVDITPANNLFFRATYFNIYLDGFIGTRVFVNQNFGVAGDPTSQFPLLQQQQNLQSLYSSGIEFQGQWQISDQFSLLVNWTNNDQRPQGSVDSFNSQLFTYQVQNTGIPYNNVGIRFTYANKGFLASLVGRYQDGYVQGYNEFSTPSFFTLNLNTEIPLTPYFTLLGSVFNITDAQYQDPIGVPAPGTTFTVGGRLEIGG; translated from the coding sequence ATGAAGCTTACCAGCCAACCCGGTGTGGGTGCTTGGCGTATTGCGGCAGCGCTTGTACCTGCTTTTTCAAGCGTTGTCTTATGTGGTTCAGTCGCCCTTGCCAAACCAGTCCCTGCTCATGAGACTGCCTCCAGAACAATCGCCAGAGCTGCCCAGTTCAGCAGCGGCACCTTAAGTATCGACAGTGCCAAATATCTTCTAGACCAGTCGTCGAGCAGCGCCTCCGATCTGGCAGGGCCGCCTCCGGCGATGTGGAACTGGACGAACCCGGCAACCACGAAGCGGGTGAGCCAGGCCCAACCTGCCCCAACCGCACCCCAGACAGCCGCCGAACCGGCTGAGCCCGCCGACGAAGGCATCGACGTCCTAGATGAAGTAAACGTCACAGCCACCCGCCGTCCGGCCCGCGCCCGCGACATTCCGTCGGTCGTCTACACCGTCAAAAAAGAAGATTTCCGCGCCCAGAACGCTACGACCGTCACCGACGCTCTGACACTGGTACCCGGTTTCCAGGCCGGGCCCGCCCTGGGTGGTGTCCGTAACGCCGGTGGCGTTTTCTTGCGTGGCTTCGACGATCAGCGCTTCCAGATATTAAGAGATGGCCTACCGCTACAAAGAGCCTCCAATAACCGCTCCGACATCTCGCGCATTCAGGTCGAAGATCTCGAGCGCATCGAGGTTGTGACTGGCGGTGCCACGTTGCGCTACGGTGCGGGTGCAGTGGGAGGTGTCATCAACATCATTACTGAAACACCGAAAGGACCGCCCAAGCTCACTCTGCAATATCAGGGCGGCTCCTACGGCTTCAACAAGTACGTGGCTAAGTACGGCGGCGGCGACGACACCTTCAGCTACAACTTTGTCTACACCGGGTTAACGGCGCAAAACAACTATCCCTACTCAATCCGGATTCCCAACCAGGCCCAGTATTATGGTCCAGGCGATGTTGCGAGTAATCCTGGTTGCCCACAGATACTTGACCCAGAGGGGAATCCTACAGTCTCTAGCTGTGCTAACGGTGGCTTTCCTGATGGCACTTCCCTCTACGGCTACCTCAAGCCAGAGGTTGGACCTGCTTACACTGCAAATGGCATCAACGACAACTCTTTTAACGCCAGTGATTCTTATTCTGGCAAGCTTGTCTTCAAGCCCGACCCAAGCAACAAGGTTACTGCTCGCGTCACATACCAAAACTCTCAGAACGCAGGCAATGGACCTGGAAACTATGCCTTTACTCCTTGCTTCAGCGGCCTTTCATCCACACCAAATGGCACCTTGGAAGGCACAGACTTCCTGCCTCTTGATAGGTCTGGCAAGGAGCAGAGCTGCAACCCGATTCGTTACACCTTCAATACGCCGTCTTCACTGCTAGCTCTACCCTATTCGTACAACACTTCGTTCAACGGTAAAATTGTCTTCCCAACTGGTCAGTCTTACAAAGGAGCTGAACCACTCACTGGCACAATTGATACCTTCCAGGTTTCTAATCAGTCTCAAGCAGAATATGCCGTTCAGTGGGATTACAATATCACACCAACCATCTCGCTCAACAGCTACGTCTACTACCTTCACTTCGGCAACACCTCCACTGTGCCACCCAATTTCATTGTGAATAGCAATCTCATTGGTACTGGCAATGCCCCTTTTGGCATCTTCAATCCTAACCCTGCTTCACAGCCTTACACGCAGGGTGACAAGTTTGTAGCAGAAACTGCTCTCAACTGGCAAATTTCTCCTGGTCAGACTCTTACCTTCGGCATTAATTTCCAGGAAGATCGGTCCTATCAGCAAAGGCAGCGTGGTCGTAGCTTCTTTGACAAATCCATTGCCCGTACGTCGATTTTCATCATCGATGACATCAGCTTCAGCGACTTGGTAAAAGCGAACGTGGGTTTGCGCTACACCAGCAGCTCTCAATTTGGTGAAGTGCTTACTCCCGGCGTTGGTGTGCGCATTACACCGCTCAGCTGGCTCTCTTTCCGTGCCAACTGGAACTACGTCTTCAATGCTCCATCGATCAGTGATTTGAACGTCGCAGGTGGTGTCTTCCTTGCCAACCCCAACCTCCGTCCAGAATCAGGTGTAGCGGTTGACGCAGGTGTTGACATTACACCAGCCAACAACTTGTTTTTCCGAGCTACCTACTTCAATATCTACCTCGACGGTTTCATCGGTACTCGGGTCTTTGTCAACCAAAACTTTGGTGTCGCAGGTGATCCAACTTCTCAGTTTCCTCTTCTGCAGCAACAGCAAAACCTCCAAAGCCTCTACTCCTCCGGTATTGAGTTTCAGGGCCAATGGCAGATCAGCGATCAGTTCTCCCTGTTAGTTAACTGGACCAACAACGACCAGCGCCCTCAAGGTTCAGTTGATTCATTCAATAGCCAGTTGTTTACCTATCAGGTGCAGAACACTGGTATTCCCTACAACAACGTCGGTATCCGGTTTACCTACGCAAACAAGGGCTTTCTGGCCTCGCTGGTGGGTCGATATCAAGACGGTTACGTGCAGGGTTACAACGAGTTCTCCACCCCTTCGTTCTTCACTCTTAACTTGAACACTGAAATTCCGCTCACACCCTACTTCACCCTGCTAGGTAGTGTGTTCAATATTACGGATGCTCAGTACCAGGATCCGATCGGCGTACCTGCACCAGGGACGACATTTACCGTTGGTGGCCGCCTTGAAATCGGCGGCTAA
- a CDS encoding ATP-dependent Clp protease ATP-binding subunit — MFEQFSPAALQVLNLAKQEAQRLGQNAVGTEQILLGLLAYPESAAIEVLVGLGLTLADARAEVEAIVGRGNGGVPSQRIVFTPRAGKLLEGAVVEAGTLGQALIAPEHMLLSLLRDSQGVASRVLDSHNIDREEARRLVLDSLGDSAKASAFRPGDPRRAGGRSNQSGSALERFGRDLTALAQSGRIDPVVGREAEIERVVQILGRRTKNNPVLVGEPGVGKTAIAEGLAVRIALGDVPETLRSRRIVSLDMGQLLAGTQLRGEFEERIKAVLKESVTAKGQVILFIDEIHTLVGAGGNEGGIDAANMLKPALARGELQCIGATTLDEYRKHIERDAALERRFQPVTVGEPSVDETIAILGGLRERYEAHHKLQYTDAALEAAARLADRYITDRFLPDKAIDLIDEAGSMIRVKLSRGAELPAIVDVDAIAQIVSDWTGVPAGKITGDEALSLVHLEARLHERIIGQHAAVSAVAKAIRRARAGLKAPERPLASFIFAGPTGVGKTELAKALADAVFGSEEAMIRLDMSEFMEPHTVSKLIGSPPGYVGYDEGGQLTEAVRRRPYTVILLDEIEKAHPDIFNTLLQLLDDGRLTDAKGRVVSFKNTLIIMTSNLGSRTIERGGGLGFSNGTNEADRRYTVIRDRVQDDLKQLFRPEFLNRLDEVIVFQPLEREELVQVAKLLVNEALGRVRDLEIELTASQAFIDQVIAQGYSPNWGARPLRRAVQRLLEDSVADAILAGRLVAGERYLVDIDTEGKVIFVHPDLADAEAALAVSVR, encoded by the coding sequence ATGTTTGAGCAATTCAGCCCAGCCGCTTTGCAGGTGCTCAACCTTGCCAAGCAGGAGGCCCAGCGCCTCGGCCAGAATGCCGTCGGCACCGAGCAGATCCTGCTGGGGCTTCTGGCCTATCCTGAGTCGGCAGCGATCGAGGTGCTCGTTGGTCTTGGCCTGACGCTCGCCGACGCCCGCGCTGAGGTCGAGGCGATCGTGGGCCGGGGCAACGGCGGCGTGCCCAGCCAGCGCATCGTCTTCACGCCCCGCGCCGGGAAGCTGCTCGAAGGAGCAGTGGTCGAAGCTGGTACTTTGGGTCAGGCTCTCATCGCGCCGGAACACATGCTCTTGAGCCTCCTGCGCGATAGCCAGGGGGTAGCAAGCCGCGTCCTCGACAGCCACAATATCGACCGCGAAGAGGCCCGGCGGCTGGTGCTCGATAGCCTGGGCGACAGCGCCAAGGCAAGCGCTTTTCGTCCCGGCGACCCGCGCCGCGCCGGTGGACGCTCAAACCAGAGCGGCTCGGCCCTCGAGCGCTTTGGCCGCGACCTGACCGCCCTTGCCCAGAGTGGCCGGATCGACCCGGTGGTGGGCCGCGAGGCCGAAATCGAGCGGGTCGTCCAGATTCTTGGTCGCCGCACCAAAAACAACCCCGTACTCGTCGGTGAGCCGGGGGTGGGCAAGACGGCAATCGCCGAAGGATTGGCAGTGCGCATCGCCCTCGGCGATGTACCCGAGACGCTGCGCTCGCGCCGGATCGTGAGCCTCGATATGGGGCAACTGCTCGCCGGTACCCAGCTGCGCGGCGAATTTGAAGAGCGCATCAAGGCGGTCCTCAAAGAATCCGTCACGGCCAAAGGCCAGGTGATTCTCTTTATCGACGAGATCCACACCCTGGTGGGTGCGGGGGGCAACGAGGGCGGCATCGATGCTGCCAACATGCTCAAGCCCGCCCTCGCGCGCGGCGAACTGCAGTGCATCGGGGCCACTACCCTCGATGAGTACCGCAAGCACATCGAGCGCGACGCCGCCCTCGAACGGCGCTTCCAGCCGGTAACGGTGGGTGAACCGTCGGTAGACGAGACGATCGCTATTTTGGGCGGCCTGCGCGAGCGCTACGAAGCCCACCACAAGCTGCAGTACACCGACGCCGCCCTCGAAGCGGCGGCCCGCCTCGCAGACCGCTACATTACGGATCGCTTTTTGCCGGATAAGGCGATCGATCTCATCGATGAAGCGGGTTCGATGATCCGAGTCAAACTCTCTCGCGGTGCCGAGTTGCCCGCGATTGTCGATGTCGATGCGATCGCTCAGATCGTCTCGGACTGGACCGGCGTGCCCGCAGGCAAGATCACTGGCGACGAGGCGCTCTCGCTGGTGCATCTCGAAGCGCGGTTGCACGAGCGGATTATTGGCCAGCACGCCGCCGTGAGCGCTGTGGCCAAAGCGATTCGTCGCGCCCGCGCCGGTCTTAAAGCGCCGGAGCGGCCCCTCGCGAGCTTTATCTTCGCCGGACCTACCGGCGTCGGTAAGACCGAACTCGCCAAGGCGCTCGCCGACGCGGTCTTCGGCTCCGAGGAGGCGATGATCCGCCTCGACATGTCCGAATTTATGGAGCCGCACACGGTGAGCAAGCTCATCGGCTCGCCTCCTGGCTACGTCGGCTACGACGAGGGCGGCCAGCTCACCGAGGCGGTGCGCCGTCGGCCCTACACGGTGATCTTGCTCGATGAGATCGAGAAAGCCCACCCGGACATCTTCAACACCCTCCTGCAGCTATTGGACGACGGCAGGCTCACCGACGCCAAAGGCCGGGTGGTCAGCTTCAAGAACACGCTCATCATCATGACCTCCAACCTCGGTTCGCGCACGATCGAGCGCGGCGGCGGCCTCGGCTTCAGCAACGGCACCAACGAGGCGGACCGGCGCTACACCGTCATCCGTGACCGGGTGCAAGACGACCTCAAGCAGCTCTTTCGCCCCGAATTTCTCAATCGCCTCGACGAGGTGATCGTCTTCCAGCCCCTCGAACGCGAGGAACTGGTGCAGGTGGCAAAGCTACTGGTCAACGAAGCTCTGGGCCGGGTGCGCGATCTGGAGATCGAACTTACGGCCAGCCAGGCGTTCATCGATCAGGTAATTGCCCAGGGCTACTCGCCCAACTGGGGAGCGCGGCCCCTGCGCCGTGCTGTCCAGCGCCTGCTCGAAGACAGTGTTGCCGATGCCATCCTGGCCGGTCGCCTGGTCGCCGGTGAGCGCTATCTGGTAGACATCGACACCGAGGGCAAGGTGATCTTCGTTCACCCCGACCTGGCCGACGCCGAGGCCGCCCTCGCTGTGAGTGTCCGCTAG